One region of Eubacterium sp. 1001713B170207_170306_E7 genomic DNA includes:
- a CDS encoding AAA family ATPase: MKNEVLPPKSSDLMQTILSYVWNDADLFKSTFKTPEPAIEHVLYDGVTVLGGAPKSGKSILVEQMAYAIATGTDLFGCRARQKEVLYLNLESDPANALGRRKAMQLPETGHINYYFNNDVDLNSIGSVAEKAAAKDLGLIIIDTLQKVRGCNKSADEYSYQDAVRDIDILQHISKNINVPILVVHHTKKDSNDLLGSQGIFATVSSKLIMLKEETAKTGQLSIVSRFHPSHVIDLKFNENPLRWELDEEDHGEITIDPIISAIMAFLAKQKKKAWEGSMNELWQAAGLASYAADPTRLSRHLSNHLEDFDRNGIIIKKKRTKNKRLISLMWKNF; the protein is encoded by the coding sequence ATGAAAAATGAAGTTTTACCCCCAAAGAGCAGCGATTTGATGCAGACCATTTTATCTTATGTATGGAATGATGCCGACTTGTTTAAAAGCACATTTAAAACGCCAGAACCGGCCATTGAACATGTGCTTTATGATGGGGTAACCGTTCTTGGCGGCGCGCCTAAATCTGGGAAAAGCATCCTTGTTGAGCAGATGGCCTATGCCATCGCAACCGGAACAGACTTGTTTGGCTGCCGTGCCCGGCAGAAGGAAGTGCTCTATCTGAATCTTGAGAGTGACCCAGCCAATGCGCTTGGCCGCCGGAAAGCCATGCAGCTGCCAGAGACCGGACATATCAATTATTATTTTAACAATGATGTGGATCTCAATTCCATCGGCAGCGTAGCCGAAAAAGCGGCTGCCAAAGACCTTGGCCTTATTATCATTGACACCCTCCAGAAAGTGCGGGGCTGCAATAAATCTGCCGATGAGTATTCGTACCAGGATGCCGTCCGGGACATTGATATTCTTCAACATATCTCTAAAAATATCAATGTGCCCATTCTGGTTGTCCATCATACGAAAAAGGACAGCAACGATCTTTTAGGCAGCCAGGGAATTTTTGCCACAGTCTCCAGCAAGCTGATCATGCTCAAGGAAGAAACGGCGAAAACAGGGCAGCTTTCCATTGTATCACGCTTTCACCCGTCCCATGTGATTGATCTAAAATTCAACGAAAATCCGCTCAGATGGGAATTGGATGAAGAAGATCACGGAGAGATTACCATTGATCCGATTATCTCAGCGATCATGGCTTTTTTAGCAAAACAGAAAAAGAAAGCTTGGGAAGGTTCCATGAATGAGTTATGGCAAGCCGCAGGACTAGCATCTTATGCTGCTGACCCAACAAGATTGAGTCGTCATTTATCCAATCATCTAGAGGACTTCGACCGCAACGGAATCATAATAAAGAAAAAGAGAACAAAAAACAAACGTCTTATTAGTCTTATGTGGAAAAACTTTTAA
- a CDS encoding helix-turn-helix transcriptional regulator, with protein sequence MNIGEFIKEIRKKEGLTQKEFAEKLGLVQATISAYEKGIRSPTFKVMIDISEIFGVDLNLLMSKDVELVKAFKDAEIVHEQLSLKGFEYDYFNDSDSKYDYVELKMPARGSDNYLNILNFMSDLNEDGQKKALDLMVLLRKIPEYRRK encoded by the coding sequence ATGAATATTGGAGAATTTATAAAAGAAATAAGAAAAAAAGAAGGTTTAACTCAAAAAGAATTTGCCGAAAAGTTAGGTCTGGTTCAGGCAACGATAAGTGCTTATGAAAAAGGAATTCGATCACCGACTTTTAAAGTAATGATTGACATTTCTGAAATATTTGGAGTAGATTTAAATCTTTTGATGTCTAAGGATGTTGAATTAGTAAAGGCATTTAAAGATGCTGAAATAGTCCATGAACAGCTTAGCTTGAAGGGATTTGAATATGATTATTTTAATGATTCGGATTCTAAATATGATTATGTAGAGCTAAAGATGCCAGCAAGAGGGTCAGATAACTATTTGAATATACTCAATTTTATGTCAGATTTGAATGAAGATGGTCAAAAAAAGGCACTGGATTTGATGGTATTATTAAGAAAGATACCAGAATATAGAAGAAAATAA
- a CDS encoding type II toxin-antitoxin system antitoxin, RelB/DinJ family encodes MARTSNIYIRLKQVALQRGIPFEMKLTKSVLLSYDSLTKEEFEAEIAKGMADVEAGRTHTAERIKEEMRRDYGP; translated from the coding sequence ATGGCTAGAACATCAAATATTTATATCCGTTTAAAACAGGTCGCTCTTCAAAGAGGGATTCCTTTTGAAATGAAATTAACAAAAAGCGTTCTGCTTTCCTATGATTCATTGACAAAAGAAGAATTTGAGGCCGAAATTGCCAAGGGAATGGCAGATGTTGAAGCGGGAAGGACTCATACGGCAGAGAGGATTAAAGAAGAAATGCGGCGGGATTATGGTCCATGA
- a CDS encoding Fic family protein, with protein sequence MKIDALHSRFISGKKAKLSDGIYHHTQIKMAYNSNRIEGSMLSEEQTRSIFSTNTILPEGDSPVKIDDIVETTNHFEAFDYILDLAKEPLSEDIIKKLHYLLKRGTAYEREGFSTGKYKIYPNVIGGITETTPPDKVQSAMKVLLEKYNAIPEKSFDDLIDFHAQFETIHPFQDGNGRVGRLILFKECLINGILPFIILDEYKLYYYRGLGEYRKEKGYLRDTCLLAQDQFRKVCDYFKVFGN encoded by the coding sequence ATGAAAATAGACGCATTACACAGTCGTTTTATAAGCGGGAAGAAAGCAAAATTGTCTGATGGTATCTACCACCATACACAAATTAAAATGGCCTATAATTCCAACCGAATTGAGGGAAGCATGCTCTCAGAAGAACAGACACGAAGCATTTTTTCGACCAATACCATTTTACCAGAAGGGGACAGCCCTGTAAAAATTGATGACATCGTCGAGACAACTAACCATTTCGAGGCTTTCGATTATATTCTTGATCTCGCCAAAGAGCCCCTGTCAGAAGATATCATAAAAAAACTTCACTATTTGTTAAAGCGCGGCACCGCCTATGAGCGCGAAGGGTTTTCCACCGGTAAGTATAAAATTTACCCCAATGTTATCGGAGGAATCACAGAGACAACACCGCCGGATAAAGTGCAGTCGGCAATGAAAGTGCTGCTTGAAAAATACAATGCTATTCCCGAAAAAAGCTTTGATGATTTGATTGACTTTCATGCGCAGTTTGAAACCATTCACCCGTTCCAGGACGGGAACGGCAGAGTTGGGCGGCTGATTTTGTTTAAAGAGTGCCTGATAAATGGAATCCTTCCATTTATCATTTTGGATGAGTATAAATTATATTATTATCGCGGGCTGGGCGAATACAGAAAAGAAAAAGGATATCTGAGGGATACATGTTTATTGGCACAGGATCAGTTTCGAAAGGTTTGTGATTATTTTAAGGTTTTTGGAAATTGA
- a CDS encoding relaxase/mobilization nuclease domain-containing protein, giving the protein MAIIKAVASHGGLNQMVDYVLQDEKIKGKYVSGINCNPATAAEEMQVTKKYYHKENGVQYYHYIQSFPVDERITPWKANQIARELAEHIFRGYEILIATHADQAHLHSHILVNSVSLETGLKLQFGPPDLKNMKATSDQLCLENGLSICEKNEAVTTYRLSKYKQLEKADAGKGKSYLMDCANTVMNALETAATREEFMNLMLHAGYETLWKDTRKAITFICPNGKKVRNTNLEKTFKLPVGKEAMEHAIQTNAEQHRQLARAFIIEPAAGAGQTDHRASSIGESGAEARESTIDFDKFKTELGDLRAESDNRRTKTAVTRTELAAGRRRETDRRTEAPGLERVGYGGEDREREEVADECHQESGISRGFSR; this is encoded by the coding sequence ATGGCAATTATTAAAGCAGTTGCAAGTCACGGAGGCCTGAATCAAATGGTGGATTATGTCCTCCAAGATGAAAAAATAAAAGGAAAATATGTCTCTGGTATTAATTGTAACCCAGCAACCGCAGCGGAAGAAATGCAGGTGACAAAAAAATACTATCACAAAGAAAACGGCGTCCAGTATTACCATTATATTCAATCTTTCCCAGTAGACGAAAGGATCACACCGTGGAAAGCCAACCAGATTGCCAGAGAACTGGCTGAACATATTTTTCGAGGGTATGAAATTTTAATTGCAACCCATGCCGATCAGGCGCATCTTCACAGCCATATTCTTGTGAATTCTGTCAGCCTGGAAACGGGACTAAAGTTACAGTTTGGCCCGCCGGATTTAAAGAACATGAAAGCGACAAGTGATCAGCTCTGCCTTGAAAATGGCCTCAGCATTTGTGAAAAAAACGAGGCGGTGACCACCTATCGGCTGTCAAAGTATAAACAGCTTGAAAAAGCTGATGCAGGAAAAGGAAAAAGCTACCTGATGGACTGCGCTAACACTGTGATGAACGCATTGGAAACGGCAGCGACCCGGGAAGAATTCATGAACCTGATGCTGCACGCCGGATATGAAACCCTCTGGAAAGACACCCGCAAAGCCATCACTTTTATCTGTCCAAACGGAAAGAAGGTGCGCAACACCAATTTAGAAAAAACTTTTAAACTGCCTGTAGGAAAGGAGGCGATGGAACATGCAATTCAAACGAACGCCGAACAGCATCGGCAGCTCGCCCGTGCCTTTATCATTGAACCAGCTGCTGGAGCAGGCCAAACAGACCATCGAGCGTCTAGCATCGGAGAATCAGGAGCTGAAGCAAGAGAATCAACAATTGATTTCGACAAATTCAAAACTGAACTCGGAGATCTGCGAGCGGAATCAGATAATCGGCGAACAAAAACAGCTGTTACAAGAACAGAACTTGCAGCTGGTCGAAGACGGGAAACTGATCGACGAACTGAAGCCCCTGGCCTTGAGCGTGTCGGGTATGGAGGCGAAGATCGAGAAAGAGAAGAAGTCGCGGATGAGTGCCATCAAGAGAGCGGAATCAGCCGAGGCTTCTCTCGATGA
- a CDS encoding D-Ala-D-Ala carboxypeptidase family metallohydrolase — MSNELIRLGQEHSNNFVENKIAADGLRGAETQKQGVRLVQHAMNLDYGAGLEVDGTWGSASNTAFGSHNVREGETQYMVTALEILLLLKGYDPGGVECPGVFGGGLGNCVESYQGDNGLCVDRIAGREVFLHLMDVEAQPVIDATDLPNFGPDEFKCECGCGGDIKPELKVLIQKLRDYLGDPVTITSGFRCAYQNTKDGGVPDSLHMDGDACDLYCSGHSVDEVANAALAVGIPGVIRYYSSQFVHVQLWPRDSVGD, encoded by the coding sequence ATGAGTAATGAATTAATCCGATTAGGACAGGAACACAGCAATAACTTTGTTGAAAACAAGATCGCAGCAGACGGCCTGAGAGGTGCCGAAACACAAAAACAGGGCGTTCGCCTGGTCCAGCACGCCATGAACCTGGATTACGGCGCAGGCCTGGAGGTGGATGGCACCTGGGGCAGCGCCAGCAATACCGCCTTTGGCAGCCACAACGTCCGGGAAGGCGAAACCCAGTACATGGTCACCGCTCTGGAAATTCTACTGCTGCTTAAGGGGTATGATCCGGGCGGTGTCGAGTGTCCGGGAGTCTTTGGCGGCGGCCTGGGGAACTGCGTGGAAAGCTACCAGGGGGACAATGGCCTGTGTGTGGATCGGATCGCAGGCCGGGAAGTATTCCTTCATCTGATGGATGTAGAGGCCCAGCCTGTTATAGATGCGACCGATCTGCCAAACTTCGGACCCGATGAGTTTAAGTGCGAGTGCGGGTGCGGCGGGGACATTAAACCAGAATTAAAAGTCCTGATCCAGAAGCTTCGGGACTACCTGGGCGATCCAGTGACCATTACCTCTGGTTTCCGCTGTGCATACCAGAACACAAAGGACGGCGGCGTTCCAGACAGCCTGCATATGGACGGAGATGCCTGCGACTTGTATTGCTCCGGCCATTCAGTGGATGAAGTGGCAAACGCAGCATTAGCCGTTGGAATCCCAGGCGTGATCCGGTATTATTCCAGCCAATTTGTACATGTGCAGCTGTGGCCACGGGATAGCGTTGGCGATTAA
- a CDS encoding helix-turn-helix domain-containing protein, which yields MINSMSGFTIITPKEAAQELRISIRKMYEIIKTDPEFPAVPNGRKWLIIKDEIPEWLEKKLIARSNALVSDQKTMLK from the coding sequence ATGATCAACTCAATGTCTGGATTTACAATTATCACACCAAAAGAAGCAGCACAGGAGCTAAGAATCAGTATAAGAAAAATGTATGAAATAATAAAAACTGATCCCGAATTTCCCGCAGTTCCCAACGGCCGAAAATGGCTTATCATTAAGGATGAAATACCGGAATGGTTAGAGAAAAAGCTGATTGCCAGATCAAATGCACTTGTAAGCGACCAAAAGACAATGCTAAAATAA
- a CDS encoding site-specific integrase, with product MQEYRKRTVTAPNGEKYIYYYYKYHDIYGRRREITAKSIEILNKKRKEIEAQLASGVNLSEKTLADYCEIYLRTVHFNTVKEKTKERYLSILNNHLRRTPLGEMKMCDLTLDTVQSYYNTLSAINAKTLHKIVNPTLRYAGVKKEINFMIVPKIFTLPQEDSAEKQRKASRNTARPLSRAEHIAFKDAIANHKYGCLFRTALDTGMRQGELFALTWADIDFQNRRITINKSGGITKGDQKKSRWIVGLPKNGQTRINRLPEVLHTILNEHRDKQKKELAKLGIIQTPQTLVFCTPLGTHLDSSNVLAALKKVYISLGISSEKTFHDLRHTYATRQFEAGAEPLVISKLLGHSDLSVTLKTYIHILNSLKDATADKTDSFYASIADETGENLAKNVISMH from the coding sequence ATGCAAGAATACAGAAAAAGAACGGTAACCGCCCCGAACGGTGAAAAATACATCTATTATTATTACAAATATCATGACATTTATGGAAGACGGCGTGAAATCACTGCAAAATCCATTGAAATCTTGAATAAAAAGCGAAAAGAAATTGAAGCTCAACTAGCTTCAGGTGTGAACCTCAGTGAAAAAACGCTTGCCGACTATTGTGAAATCTATTTGCGAACAGTCCATTTTAATACAGTTAAGGAAAAAACGAAAGAACGCTATTTATCAATCCTCAACAACCATCTGCGCAGAACGCCCCTAGGTGAAATGAAAATGTGCGATTTAACCCTTGATACTGTCCAAAGCTATTATAATACACTGTCAGCCATAAATGCCAAGACACTTCATAAAATTGTCAACCCAACTCTGCGCTATGCCGGAGTAAAAAAGGAAATTAATTTTATGATTGTCCCAAAGATCTTCACACTTCCACAGGAAGATTCAGCAGAAAAACAGAGAAAAGCATCCCGAAACACCGCAAGACCGCTTTCACGGGCAGAACATATAGCTTTCAAGGATGCCATTGCAAACCACAAATACGGCTGTCTTTTCCGGACAGCGCTCGATACTGGAATGCGTCAGGGTGAGCTTTTCGCCTTAACCTGGGCCGATATTGACTTCCAAAATCGCCGTATTACGATTAATAAATCTGGCGGTATCACAAAGGGGGATCAGAAAAAAAGCCGGTGGATCGTGGGCCTTCCCAAAAATGGCCAAACCAGAATAAACAGATTGCCAGAAGTTCTGCATACTATTTTAAATGAGCATCGAGACAAACAGAAAAAAGAGCTGGCCAAACTTGGAATCATTCAAACACCGCAAACGCTGGTGTTCTGCACACCGCTCGGCACACATCTTGATTCCTCAAACGTCCTTGCTGCATTAAAAAAGGTCTATATTTCTTTAGGTATCAGTTCAGAAAAAACATTTCATGATCTTCGACATACCTATGCAACCCGTCAATTCGAGGCTGGCGCGGAGCCGCTGGTGATATCAAAACTCCTCGGGCACTCCGATCTATCCGTTACTTTAAAAACCTATATTCATATTTTAAATTCCCTGAAAGACGCCACCGCAGACAAAACCGACAGTTTTTACGCCTCCATTGCTGATGAAACTGGCGAAAATCTGGCGAAAAACGTCATTTCCATGCATTAA
- the mobC gene encoding plasmid mobilization relaxosome protein MobC, protein MARTRRRKNQILFRLNDQEKKIFLGRVKRSELTQQEYIRRAVLNKKINVFEGLSEVILQQKRIGNNLNQLAYNSNVGLPVDRAALEALQKEEKQVWQLLKQLQVTEA, encoded by the coding sequence ATGGCACGGACAAGGCGGCGAAAAAATCAAATACTATTTCGCTTGAACGATCAAGAAAAAAAGATTTTTTTAGGCAGAGTAAAACGTTCAGAATTAACCCAACAGGAGTATATCCGCCGAGCGGTTTTGAATAAAAAAATAAATGTTTTTGAAGGACTTTCTGAAGTGATTTTGCAGCAAAAACGTATCGGCAACAATCTAAACCAGCTCGCCTATAACAGCAACGTTGGACTTCCAGTTGACAGGGCAGCGCTTGAGGCATTACAGAAAGAGGAGAAACAGGTATGGCAATTATTAAAGCAGTTGCAAGTCACGGAGGCCTGA
- a CDS encoding SPP1 phage holin family protein: MKINPENLSRYAKPLARLFILVLTLINQFCTMAGYPIIPIENEAINDFITGALTLISVFWCYWKNNSFTAPAVAADNLKTAIKGLATKKLYELLEIIEDENKEENKK, encoded by the coding sequence ATGAAAATAAACCCAGAAAATTTAAGCCGATACGCCAAGCCATTGGCCCGCCTGTTTATTTTGGTTTTAACCTTAATAAACCAGTTTTGCACAATGGCCGGTTATCCGATTATTCCAATCGAAAATGAAGCCATCAACGATTTTATAACAGGCGCACTGACGCTTATATCCGTATTCTGGTGCTATTGGAAAAACAATAGCTTTACCGCCCCGGCAGTGGCTGCCGATAACCTTAAAACGGCCATAAAGGGGCTTGCAACAAAGAAATTATATGAATTATTGGAAATTATCGAAGATGAAAACAAGGAGGAAAATAAAAAATGA